A single region of the Maylandia zebra isolate NMK-2024a linkage group LG17, Mzebra_GT3a, whole genome shotgun sequence genome encodes:
- the sema3aa gene encoding semaphorin-3aa isoform X2, giving the protein MLESSNLITFNGLANSSSYDSFLLDEERGRLLVGAEDHIFSFDLVNINRDNKQIAWPATPSKRDECKWAGKDLGKECSNFIRVLQPYNQTHLYICGTGAFHPICAYLEMGKKAEDNIFRLASQFENGRGKSPYDPKMLSASLLLDGELYSGTSADFMGRDFAIFRTLGDHHPIRTEQHDSRWLNDPRFVGIHLIPESDNPEDDKIFLFFKENAMDGEHTGKATIARIGQLCKNDMGGHRSLVNKWTTFLKARLICAVPGVNGIDTHFDELQDVFLMSSKDPKNPVIYAVFTTSSNIFKGSAVCMYNMADIRRVFLGPYAHRDGPNYQWVPFQGRVPYPRPGTCPSKTFGGFDSTKDLPDDVITFARGHPAMYNPVHPIGGRPIMVRTDVDYQFTQLVVDKVEAEDGQYDVMFIGTDTGTVLKVVTIPRESWHDLEEVVLEEMTVFREPTPITAMELSTKQQQLYLGSALGVSQMSLHRCEVYGKACAECCLARDPYCAWDGAECSRYFPTAKRRTRRQDIRNGDPLSQCSDLQHHDDMDGLGDSVEDRSVFGVENSSMFLECSPKSQRALIYWQLQKPNDERKLEIKLDDRVLRTDQGLLIRSLTQFDTGVYHCQAVEHGFIQPLLRLNLQVIPTQRLGDILPGIPGAGGGAGHSAKHRMWYRDFLSLLDHPELNSVEEFCDRVWKKERKQKRVKTPNGNSQGKPDSAGGSNSALQPRALAPTAQKQQASPPLSRPWHQAGALTVEEPTLSQNTQKGILSSEAPKNNQKTQNGQKGQARLAGSQLAGGSRASSQHATKWRRMQENKKGRNRRTHELQRPPRSV; this is encoded by the exons atgtTAGAGTCTAGTAACCTCATCACCTTCAATGGCTTGGCAAACAGCTCGAGCTACGACAGTTTCCTATTGGACGAGGAGCGAGGGAGACTGCTGGTTGGAGCTGAGGACCACATTTTCTCATTTGATCTCGTTAATATCAACAGGGACAACAAACAG ATTGCGTGGCCCGCCACCCCCTCTAAGAGGGATGAATGCAAGTGGGCAGGGAAAGACCTAGGG aagGAGTGTTCTAACTTCATCCGTGTCCTTCAACCATACAACCAGACCCATCTGTACATCTGTGGCACAGGAGCCTTCCACCCCATCTGCGCTTATCTGGAAATGGGCAAGAAGGCAGAG GACAACATCTTCCGACTGGCCTCACAATTTGAGAACGGCCGCGGGAAAAGCCCCTACGACCCCAAAATGCTCTCAGCCTCACTTCTCCTTG ATGGAGAGCTGTACTCGGGCACATCTGCTGACTTCATGGGAAGGGACTTTGCCATTTTCCGTACGCTGGGAGATCATCATCCAATCAGAACAGAGCAGCATGATTCAAGATGGCtgaatg ATCCCAGATTCGTAGGCATACACCTGATCCCTGAGAGTGACAACCCCGAAGATGACAAGATCTTCCTGTTTTTCAAAGAGAACGCCATGGACGGGGAGCACACTGGGAAAGCTACTATTGCCAGAATAGGACAACTGTGTAAG AATGACATGGGAGGTCACAGGAGCCTGGTCAACAAATGGACCACTTTTCTCAAAGCGCGGCTAATATGCGCGGTTCCTGGCGTCAATGGCATTGACACACATTTCGACGAACTGC AGGACGTGTTTCTCATGAGCTCCAAGGACCCAAAGAATCCAGTTATCTACGCCGTATTCACCACATCCAG TAACATATTTAAAGGCTCAGCGGTGTGTATGTACAACATGGCAGACATCAGGAGGGTTTTCCTGGGTCCCTATGCCCACAGAGATGGACCCAACTACCAGTGGGTGCCCTTCCAAGGGAGGGTGCCCTACCCTCGCCCTGGAACT TGCCCCAGCAAGACATTTGGAGGTTTCGATTCTACGAAGGACCTTCCGGATGATGTCATCACCTTCGCCAGGGGTCACCCTGCCATGTACAACCCGGTGCACCCAATAGGGGGACGACCCATAATGGTACGCACAGACGTGGACTACCAGTTTACCCAGCTGGTGGTGGACAAAGTGGAGGCAGAGGATGGGCAATATGATGTCATGTTCATTGGCACAG ATACAGGAACAGTGCTGAAGGTGGTTACGATCCCCAGAGAAAGCTGGCATGACCTCGAGGAAGTTGTATTGGAAGAGATGACTGTCTTTAGG GAGCCTACTCCCATCACTGCTATGGAGCTGTCCACCAAGCAG CAACAGCTGTACCTTGGCTCAGCCCTGGGTGTATCACAGATGTCTTTACACCGTTGCGAAGTGTATGGGAAAGCTTGCGCTGAGTGCTGCCTGGCCAGAGACCCTTACTGCGCCTGGGACGGTGCTGAGTGCTCGAGATACTTTCCTACTGCCAAGAG GCGAACCAGACGGCAAGACATCAGAAATGGAGATCCTCTTTCCCAGTGTTCAGACCTTCAGCATCACG ATGACATGGATGGCTTAGGGGACAGCGTGGAGGACAGGAGTGTGTTTGGTGTGGAGAACAGCAGTATGTTTCTAGAGTGCAGCCCCAAGTCTCAAAGAGCGCTCATCTACTGGCAACTGCAGAAGCCCAACGACGAGCGCAAGCTTGAG ataAAGCTAGATGACCGAGTGCTGCGTACAGACCAAGGTCTGCTGATACGCAGCCTCACTCAGTTTGACACCGGGGTCTACCATTGCCAGGCTGTGGAACACGGCTTTATCCAGCCTCTTCTACGCCTCAACCTCCAGGTCATCCCCACCCAGAGATTGGGTGACATCCTGCCTGGAATTCCTGGCGCGGGAGGTGGCGCAGGTCACTCGGCCAAGCACAGGATGTGGTACCGAGATTTCCTGTCTCTCTTGGACCACCCAGAGCTAAACAGCGTGGAGGAGTTTTGTGACAGAGTGTGGAAGAAAGAGCGCAAACAGAAGAGGGTGAAGACACCTAACGGCAACAGTCAGGGCAAGCCTGACAGCGCAGGCGGGTCCAACTCTGCATTACAGCCTAGAGCTTTAGCCCCCACTGCTCAGAAACAGCAAGCCAGTCCACCTCTCAGTCGGCCATGGCATCAGGCTGGAGCTCTAACAGTAGAAGAGCCAACACTCAGTCAGAATACCCAAAAGGGTATATTGAGCAGTGAGGCACCTAAGAACAACCAGAAAACCCAAAATGGCCAGAAGGGGCAGGCCAGGCTAGCTGGTTCTCAGCTCGCAGGGGGATCTCGGGCGAGCAGCCAACATGCAACCAAGTGGAGACGGATGCAGGAAAATAAGAAGGGACGCAACAGGAGGACCCATGAGCTTCAAAGACCTCCACGCAgcgtttga
- the sema3aa gene encoding semaphorin-3aa isoform X1: MEYLLGIVVLLCGAVQPGRGVNPKHNVPRLKLSYKEMLESSNLITFNGLANSSSYDSFLLDEERGRLLVGAEDHIFSFDLVNINRDNKQIAWPATPSKRDECKWAGKDLGKECSNFIRVLQPYNQTHLYICGTGAFHPICAYLEMGKKAEDNIFRLASQFENGRGKSPYDPKMLSASLLLDGELYSGTSADFMGRDFAIFRTLGDHHPIRTEQHDSRWLNDPRFVGIHLIPESDNPEDDKIFLFFKENAMDGEHTGKATIARIGQLCKNDMGGHRSLVNKWTTFLKARLICAVPGVNGIDTHFDELQDVFLMSSKDPKNPVIYAVFTTSSNIFKGSAVCMYNMADIRRVFLGPYAHRDGPNYQWVPFQGRVPYPRPGTCPSKTFGGFDSTKDLPDDVITFARGHPAMYNPVHPIGGRPIMVRTDVDYQFTQLVVDKVEAEDGQYDVMFIGTDTGTVLKVVTIPRESWHDLEEVVLEEMTVFREPTPITAMELSTKQQQLYLGSALGVSQMSLHRCEVYGKACAECCLARDPYCAWDGAECSRYFPTAKRRTRRQDIRNGDPLSQCSDLQHHDDMDGLGDSVEDRSVFGVENSSMFLECSPKSQRALIYWQLQKPNDERKLEIKLDDRVLRTDQGLLIRSLTQFDTGVYHCQAVEHGFIQPLLRLNLQVIPTQRLGDILPGIPGAGGGAGHSAKHRMWYRDFLSLLDHPELNSVEEFCDRVWKKERKQKRVKTPNGNSQGKPDSAGGSNSALQPRALAPTAQKQQASPPLSRPWHQAGALTVEEPTLSQNTQKGILSSEAPKNNQKTQNGQKGQARLAGSQLAGGSRASSQHATKWRRMQENKKGRNRRTHELQRPPRSV, translated from the exons agatgtTAGAGTCTAGTAACCTCATCACCTTCAATGGCTTGGCAAACAGCTCGAGCTACGACAGTTTCCTATTGGACGAGGAGCGAGGGAGACTGCTGGTTGGAGCTGAGGACCACATTTTCTCATTTGATCTCGTTAATATCAACAGGGACAACAAACAG ATTGCGTGGCCCGCCACCCCCTCTAAGAGGGATGAATGCAAGTGGGCAGGGAAAGACCTAGGG aagGAGTGTTCTAACTTCATCCGTGTCCTTCAACCATACAACCAGACCCATCTGTACATCTGTGGCACAGGAGCCTTCCACCCCATCTGCGCTTATCTGGAAATGGGCAAGAAGGCAGAG GACAACATCTTCCGACTGGCCTCACAATTTGAGAACGGCCGCGGGAAAAGCCCCTACGACCCCAAAATGCTCTCAGCCTCACTTCTCCTTG ATGGAGAGCTGTACTCGGGCACATCTGCTGACTTCATGGGAAGGGACTTTGCCATTTTCCGTACGCTGGGAGATCATCATCCAATCAGAACAGAGCAGCATGATTCAAGATGGCtgaatg ATCCCAGATTCGTAGGCATACACCTGATCCCTGAGAGTGACAACCCCGAAGATGACAAGATCTTCCTGTTTTTCAAAGAGAACGCCATGGACGGGGAGCACACTGGGAAAGCTACTATTGCCAGAATAGGACAACTGTGTAAG AATGACATGGGAGGTCACAGGAGCCTGGTCAACAAATGGACCACTTTTCTCAAAGCGCGGCTAATATGCGCGGTTCCTGGCGTCAATGGCATTGACACACATTTCGACGAACTGC AGGACGTGTTTCTCATGAGCTCCAAGGACCCAAAGAATCCAGTTATCTACGCCGTATTCACCACATCCAG TAACATATTTAAAGGCTCAGCGGTGTGTATGTACAACATGGCAGACATCAGGAGGGTTTTCCTGGGTCCCTATGCCCACAGAGATGGACCCAACTACCAGTGGGTGCCCTTCCAAGGGAGGGTGCCCTACCCTCGCCCTGGAACT TGCCCCAGCAAGACATTTGGAGGTTTCGATTCTACGAAGGACCTTCCGGATGATGTCATCACCTTCGCCAGGGGTCACCCTGCCATGTACAACCCGGTGCACCCAATAGGGGGACGACCCATAATGGTACGCACAGACGTGGACTACCAGTTTACCCAGCTGGTGGTGGACAAAGTGGAGGCAGAGGATGGGCAATATGATGTCATGTTCATTGGCACAG ATACAGGAACAGTGCTGAAGGTGGTTACGATCCCCAGAGAAAGCTGGCATGACCTCGAGGAAGTTGTATTGGAAGAGATGACTGTCTTTAGG GAGCCTACTCCCATCACTGCTATGGAGCTGTCCACCAAGCAG CAACAGCTGTACCTTGGCTCAGCCCTGGGTGTATCACAGATGTCTTTACACCGTTGCGAAGTGTATGGGAAAGCTTGCGCTGAGTGCTGCCTGGCCAGAGACCCTTACTGCGCCTGGGACGGTGCTGAGTGCTCGAGATACTTTCCTACTGCCAAGAG GCGAACCAGACGGCAAGACATCAGAAATGGAGATCCTCTTTCCCAGTGTTCAGACCTTCAGCATCACG ATGACATGGATGGCTTAGGGGACAGCGTGGAGGACAGGAGTGTGTTTGGTGTGGAGAACAGCAGTATGTTTCTAGAGTGCAGCCCCAAGTCTCAAAGAGCGCTCATCTACTGGCAACTGCAGAAGCCCAACGACGAGCGCAAGCTTGAG ataAAGCTAGATGACCGAGTGCTGCGTACAGACCAAGGTCTGCTGATACGCAGCCTCACTCAGTTTGACACCGGGGTCTACCATTGCCAGGCTGTGGAACACGGCTTTATCCAGCCTCTTCTACGCCTCAACCTCCAGGTCATCCCCACCCAGAGATTGGGTGACATCCTGCCTGGAATTCCTGGCGCGGGAGGTGGCGCAGGTCACTCGGCCAAGCACAGGATGTGGTACCGAGATTTCCTGTCTCTCTTGGACCACCCAGAGCTAAACAGCGTGGAGGAGTTTTGTGACAGAGTGTGGAAGAAAGAGCGCAAACAGAAGAGGGTGAAGACACCTAACGGCAACAGTCAGGGCAAGCCTGACAGCGCAGGCGGGTCCAACTCTGCATTACAGCCTAGAGCTTTAGCCCCCACTGCTCAGAAACAGCAAGCCAGTCCACCTCTCAGTCGGCCATGGCATCAGGCTGGAGCTCTAACAGTAGAAGAGCCAACACTCAGTCAGAATACCCAAAAGGGTATATTGAGCAGTGAGGCACCTAAGAACAACCAGAAAACCCAAAATGGCCAGAAGGGGCAGGCCAGGCTAGCTGGTTCTCAGCTCGCAGGGGGATCTCGGGCGAGCAGCCAACATGCAACCAAGTGGAGACGGATGCAGGAAAATAAGAAGGGACGCAACAGGAGGACCCATGAGCTTCAAAGACCTCCACGCAgcgtttga